The sequence below is a genomic window from Candidatus Neomarinimicrobiota bacterium.
CTTTGGGAAATGGATCCGGAATCAATATCCTAAGTCCTGGAAACCTCATCGGTAATCATTTCCAGGGTGCTGGTAATGTGATCTCAGGAAATATGGGGAATGGAATTGATATAGGAAGTCCAGATATGCCAGCCACAGCCAATTCAAATTCAATTAAGGGGAATTTCATTGGAACAGACGTGACTGGAACCATGGCACTCCCCAATGGCGGGACAGGGATCCTGATTAGTGAGGCTGGCTTCAATCTCATTGGAGGGTATGATCCAGGTGCCGGCAATGTAATCTCTGGGAATATGCTTGATGGTGTCCTGATAGCAGACAATTCCAGCGTGAATTACATCCAGGGAAACAAAATTGGGACAGATGTTACAGGTGAAGCTGCCATTTTGAATTCTTTTGGCATCTCCATCCAAAATGGAGCCTCAAACAATTTGATTGGGGGGATGGAACCAGCCGCAGGGAATCTCATTTCAGGTAATTGGAGGGATGGTATCAGGATTTTCGACGATAGTCACTACAATACTATCAAGGGGAATTTAATCGGAACCAATGTATCTGGTGAAGCCAGCCTGGAGAATCAAAGGGATGGTATCCGCCTGGAAGCAGGTGCCACTCATAATCTCATTGGTGGTGCTGCACCCGGTGCCAGAAATGTAATTTCAGGAAATGGTGAGTCTGGTATCATGTTCTATACCAATTCTACACTGAATACTGTGCAGGGCAATTTAATTGGTACCAACATCACTGAGGATTCGGCCCTTCCAAACTTTATTGGGATTTCTATCCGCTCAACTTCATCCAATAATCTTGTAGGAGGTACAGAATTCGGTTCAGGAAATGTGATTTCAGGTAACTCGAATGTGGGTGTTAGGCTATATAACAGCAGCAGCAACAACATCCTACAGGGTAATATCATTGGAACAAATCTTACTGGTGACTTGGACATTGGAAACCAGCGGGAAGGAATCCGGATATATGATGGCTCCACCAACAATCTCATTGGAGGGAGCGTAGATGGAGCAGCCAATACCATCGCATATAACAGTCGGAGTGGAATCCTGATTAATTCCTCCGTCTCAATGACCGGGAACCAATGCCTGTCAAATTCGATCTATCTCAATGCCGGCTTGGGTATTGACTTGAGCCCGACCTCTCCTGGTGATGGGATCACTCCTAATGATCCCGGTGATGTTGATGAAGGTCCAAATCGTTATCAGAATTTCCCGGAATCAATAAATATTGGGGTTGATGATAACGATTATCTGATCATCCAATATCTGGTCGATTCTGATCCTGAAAATTCTGACTATCCGCTGCAAGTGGAGTTTTTCCAGGCTGATACTGGTGGTGCAGGTCAACTGTTTTTTGCATCCGACGTCTATGATACGACAGATTTTGAGCTTGGATTAAAAACCGTCGATTTAGGTCCCGCTGTAAATTATGGAATTGTCATGGGTGACCAGATAGTTGCTACTGCTACGGATGCTGCTGGAAATACTTCAGAATTCTCCGCAATGAGTGAATTGGGTGATTATGTGTATGTTGAGGAAGCGATTGAGATTCCTGAAAACTATATGCTACAGCAAAACTATCCCAACCCCTTTAACCCAAGCACCACCATACGCTACGGCTTGCCAGAGACTTCAGATGTTTCGCTGGTCATCTATAATCTCAAAGGTCGGGAAGTGCGACGTTTCTCAGAGACGTCTCAAGCAGCAGGCTGGGTCAATCTGAGATGGGATGGGACCTCGAATAATGGTGAACCCGTGAGTACCGGCGTCTATCTGTGTCGAATGGTAGCCGGGAACTACACCAGGACTATCAAAATGGTTTATTTGAGATAAGATGAATCCATCGCAGCCGAAAGCCTTAGATGGACGATCAAGGTGGTGTATCTCCGATAATATTGGGAGTATTTGTTGATGCACAATGGGTGTGCTACATTCTGAGCATACCAAATTGATCCACAAGCTGCATTTAAACCTTCTGATTCTCGAGGCTGATTGAAATCAATTACTAAGTGAGAGGGGAAATTATGCTAAAATTTTTTCTGACAATTACTGGGATTATATCAAGCCTATTCGCCACAATCATCAATATACCAGTAGATTATGCAACTATACAAGGCGGCATTAATGGGGCAGAAAATGGTGATACTGTCCTTGTACAAGCTGGCACTTATGCAGAAAGTATCAATTTCATTGGTAAAAATATAATTATTATGAGTGAAGAAGGCCTGGAAAGTGCCATTATCCAGGGTGACAACACACAGAGAGTTGTCACCTTTGAATCCAGCGAAGGTCCAGGAGCCATGCTAATTGGTTTCTGTATTGAAAATGGGAATGGTGGAATCATCTGTAGCGGGAACTCTAATCCAATCATTTTTCAGTGCAAAATTCGCAACAACAACTCAACAATTCCTTCAGATGCCAGTTTCAGCCTGGCGGGTGGCGGTGGTATCGCCATTATTAATTCAGCACCGCTCCTGATGAATACTGCTATCTATCAGAATGAATCTTCCCTCATGGGTGGTGGTATTTATATGAATTATTCAACTGCCGTCCTGGCCAATAGTATTGTGTATGGAAACCAGGGGATCTCCATTGATGGAGTAATTTATCTAAACAGCCCGAATAGTGTCATTCTTAACTCAATTATTTGGGAAAATAATATTGGCCCAAGTTCAAATAACCCGATCAATATTTTATATAGCGATATTCAAGGAGGATGGACAGGCGAAAGTAATTTGAATGAACAACCTCAATTTGTAAACACAGAGAATGGAGATTTCCATCTTCTTCCAGAATCACCATGTATCAATGCTGGCCAACCAAGCTTTTTATTCAATGATAATGATGGCACTTCCAATGATATAGGATCATTTGGCGGGTCTGGATTCTTCATTGGAATGGGTGGGATAGATATCGGTCAGGTGGTCATTCAATCATACTCGACCTATCCGCTGAAAATTTACAATCTGATGGGTTTACCACTATCGATCTCGAATCTTGCATTCTCAAATCCAGATTGTTGGAGTACGAATATCGCTTTCCCTTTTAGTCTTGACTTGTCAGACGTCAGTGAACTGCCAATCACCTTTATTCCTCAGATGATCGGTCTCGACACATGTGACTTGACCTTCCAATTTACGGATGGAATCAACGCAGACAATTTGAGTATCGTGGCAGAAGCTGAGGGAATCCCATCCTTCGGCCACCGCGAGTTCAGGAAAAAAGGGCAACTCGATGCAGGCTTAGTAGCCACCATATTTAAAAATTACAGTGAGATTACTGATTATCCCAATCAACCGAGTTGTGAATGGCCGAAGGGAAGTGGCCATAGCTACATGGATGGTATAGCATTTATGGTTCAAGCTGAGATTGAGGACATCTCAGGAAACATCATCCACCCCTTAGAAACCCAATATCGGGAATTTGTCGATATGAGTCCTGAAGGCGAACCGTGGGGCTGGGAACCCCTACCTGGATATTTCAATCCACTATCTAGTTCTATTGCCATGAGTACAAACCCAGACAGTTGGCCGACACATTGGCCAAATAAAGATTCAGCTTGGGATGGATACTGGAATGGTTTCTTTGGACGAGGCGTTGTCCATGCTGATCAGGAGACCTATTTCATGATCGATGATTATCAGGATCAGGAGTGGGATTATAATCCTGTGGAAACCGATCCATCTCGAGGTGGCTTGGGATTACAGGTTGAAGTGCGGGGTTACGCCTGGAATAATACACAATTTGAGGACTTGTTGATCTGGCACTATGCTGTTCATAACATTTCAGACTTTGATTACCAGCAAGTTGTTCTGGGATTGTATATGGATACGGGTGTAGGGGGAACTGAGGATGGTGCTGATGATCTGGGTACCTTTCTGCCGGAAGAAAAATTGGTCTACTTCAATGACATTGATGGGATAGGCGGGGGTGGCTGGTCCCCAGTTGGGTATGTAGGAATAAAATTTTTAGAAATGCCTGGAAATCATAGTGATGGAACTGACAACGATTCTGATGGATTGGTCGATGAATCACGAGATAACGGAATAGACGACGATCTGGATTGGAATCAACTAGTGGACGATGTGGGAAATGACGGTATCGCTGGAACAAATGATACTGGGGAAGGAGACGGTTTCCCATCACATGGTGAACCTAACTTTGACAAAACGGATCAGGACGAATCTGATGCTGTTGATATTAATACCGTGCGGTTCTTTCCAGTTCATAGTTATGAATTGCATGATGATGAACAGAATTGGGAAATATTCACCAGTGGTGAAAAACAAAGCAATTCAGGGGATATTGGCAACCTGGGAAGCTTTGTAATCTCCGAAGCATTTCCACTCTCTTCTGGTGAGACCACCTACTTTTCTTTTGCCATTGTTTTTGGTGAAGACCTGGAAGATATGCTTTCAAATACAGGGTCAATCTCTCCCTCGAGATTGGTAGATGATTTTTATCCCGGACAAGTTCATACAGCCAATTTACAGCCTAATTTTCCGAACCCCTTCAACCCCACAACCACTATTCAATACAGTCTGTCTGAGGCAGAACAAGTTAAACTGAAAATATTCGATATTCTGGGTCAAGAGGTCATGACACTCCAAGATGCTAAAAAGGCTCCTGGTAATTACGAAGTGCAGTGGAATGGATTAGATCAATCAGGCAATCCACTGAGTACGGGAGTGTATTTCTGTCGACTAGAGGCAGGTAGTTATAATCGAACCATTAAAATGGTTTACTTGCGATAAAGATTTATCAATCGTGTGCCAGGCCGAAGCCCAGAGGGCATAGGCTGGTAGCTCAGAACGAGCGCAGATGGGTTGAGTATTTGAGGTAGTAGTATCCATTACGAGGGGGCCATGCAATTAACAATATTATTAATGATTATCTCCTGTGCTAGTATTTTTGGACAAGACACATTAATCACTACATCGGGGATGATTTATACTGGAAACTTGAATGAAATCAACGATGAGCGTGTAATCTTTACTGAAACAGGAAAGTCCCAACCCCAGTCCATACCCCTCTATATCATAGGTCAGATTGTATCAGAAACGGGGACAGTTGATATCAACGAAATTACAGAACAGACTACTCCGGTTAGCAAACCAGAAGTCTTTAACGACGGGTCTAATCACACTCAGCAGCCAACAATTTCTGGCTTCTCGCTTAGTCCCTTCACACTAGTTCATGTCACCACAGCAGATCAGATAATGAAAAGAACCCACCGCAAGCGAGTGATCATTTCATTCACAAATGGCACTACTGTCAAATCTAAAATTTTGAGAATGGACTCGTCTGTGTTGGTCTGGCGGAATCTTGAAATCCAGTCAAGGGATGACAGTACTGTAACACCTTTATCCGAGATATTGAGAATAAAAGTTGGACGCAGCCGCCTTGGCGGTGGTGTACGCTTTATGATGTACGGAGGCATATTGGGCGGAACGGTAGGTTTTGCATTGGGATATGCAGGAGGACCTGGTCCAGGAATTGGTGAGGGGAGCTATAACGAGACCGCATTTGATAGCGGCTTATTGGGAGCTGGATTTATAGGATATTTGGGGGCTGTTTTTCTCACACCTATTGGCATACTTATCCCAGGACACTCAATTTATCACCATGAAGGGATGGCAAAACTGATTCTTGTAGAGCAGCTCATCCATGAGGATGCAAAAGAAATCAAGATGGGGGACGATTAATATGAAACGAATGAAACAATTAATATCAGGGTTGATAGTATTTTGCTGCCCCCTCATTGGATTAAACCAGATTCAGCATAAAATGTCAGCAATGTACCAGGACTTTCCTAGTGTAGATTTTTATGAATTCTCATCTTTTGGTGCAAATAATATTGAAAGAGGGGGAAAAACTATAAGTATGACTCATCCTGTAGAAACAAATGATTATGCTTGGGTTAACTACCTTAGAATGAGCAAAAGGTATGATTCGCTACAATATATTGTGGAAGATACCTGGGCTTCCTGGCAGGGAGAAACTTGGGTTAATAGCTCAACGATGACTTTCACCTATGATGAGAATCACGAGCTATTACAGAGGCTACAATTATCGTGGGATGATACGGAATGGATTAATTATAGGCGACATTCCTATATTTATAATACAGATGGTGAAAGAATTGAAAGATTGACGGAAAGGTGGTCGGAAGATCACTGGGATAATTATCAACGCTTCAGCTATGGCTACTCAGAAAATGGCTTCATGATTTATGTCTTATATGAACCATGGGTGGCGGAAACTTGGATCAATGATTCCCAGGAGTTTCATTCATACAACGATAGTGGTCTCCGTGATTCAATTATTGCAGAGACTTGGTTTGGATCCGCATGGTCGGCTGACTGGAAAAATACTTACTATTACAATCCTGATAGCACTCTATCAGAAATTTATTGGTATCAGTGGGTGGACGGAGTTTGGGAATATAATCAGAAAGCAATTTACACCTATGATGCCGATGGAATACTGCTTCAGATCATGTACATGAATTGGGAGTCGGGAAATTGGGTTGACTATTTGAGGAGTACTTTTAGCTATGATGCTAACGGT
It includes:
- a CDS encoding T9SS type A sorting domain-containing protein, which translates into the protein MLKFFLTITGIISSLFATIINIPVDYATIQGGINGAENGDTVLVQAGTYAESINFIGKNIIIMSEEGLESAIIQGDNTQRVVTFESSEGPGAMLIGFCIENGNGGIICSGNSNPIIFQCKIRNNNSTIPSDASFSLAGGGGIAIINSAPLLMNTAIYQNESSLMGGGIYMNYSTAVLANSIVYGNQGISIDGVIYLNSPNSVILNSIIWENNIGPSSNNPINILYSDIQGGWTGESNLNEQPQFVNTENGDFHLLPESPCINAGQPSFLFNDNDGTSNDIGSFGGSGFFIGMGGIDIGQVVIQSYSTYPLKIYNLMGLPLSISNLAFSNPDCWSTNIAFPFSLDLSDVSELPITFIPQMIGLDTCDLTFQFTDGINADNLSIVAEAEGIPSFGHREFRKKGQLDAGLVATIFKNYSEITDYPNQPSCEWPKGSGHSYMDGIAFMVQAEIEDISGNIIHPLETQYREFVDMSPEGEPWGWEPLPGYFNPLSSSIAMSTNPDSWPTHWPNKDSAWDGYWNGFFGRGVVHADQETYFMIDDYQDQEWDYNPVETDPSRGGLGLQVEVRGYAWNNTQFEDLLIWHYAVHNISDFDYQQVVLGLYMDTGVGGTEDGADDLGTFLPEEKLVYFNDIDGIGGGGWSPVGYVGIKFLEMPGNHSDGTDNDSDGLVDESRDNGIDDDLDWNQLVDDVGNDGIAGTNDTGEGDGFPSHGEPNFDKTDQDESDAVDINTVRFFPVHSYELHDDEQNWEIFTSGEKQSNSGDIGNLGSFVISEAFPLSSGETTYFSFAIVFGEDLEDMLSNTGSISPSRLVDDFYPGQVHTANLQPNFPNPFNPTTTIQYSLSEAEQVKLKIFDILGQEVMTLQDAKKAPGNYEVQWNGLDQSGNPLSTGVYFCRLEAGSYNRTIKMVYLR
- a CDS encoding T9SS type A sorting domain-containing protein yields the protein MSKRYDSLQYIVEDTWASWQGETWVNSSTMTFTYDENHELLQRLQLSWDDTEWINYRRHSYIYNTDGERIERLTERWSEDHWDNYQRFSYGYSENGFMIYVLYEPWVAETWINDSQEFHSYNDSGLRDSIIAETWFGSAWSADWKNTYYYNPDSTLSEIYWYQWVDGVWEYNQKAIYTYDADGILLQIMYMNWESGNWVDYLRSTFSYDANGLLHTETNDFWGYSGWPPIIQWLPSNQYKYSYDEAENLTETIWTRWLEIVNIEDQMHRPLTFLLSQNFPNPFNPTTTISFKLPEISTVSLTIYDVKGQEIISIQNGIKPPGNYEVLWGGLDRFGNQVSTGVYFCRLDAGDYSKTIKMVCLR